One segment of Peromyscus leucopus breed LL Stock chromosome 5, UCI_PerLeu_2.1, whole genome shotgun sequence DNA contains the following:
- the Bean1 gene encoding protein BEAN1: MSFKRPCPLARYNRTSYFYPTTFSESSEHSHLLVSPVLVASAVIGVVITLSCITIIVGSIRRDRQARIQRHHHRHRRHHHHHRRHRRRHREYEQGQASDGHMHSHSSHRMPYACSPAEDWPPPLDISSDGDVDVTVLRELYPDSPPGYEECVGPGATQLYVPTDAPPPYSLTDSCPMLNGALNSGSGHSQHQQEQRTQGQSGLHAVSMDTLPPYEAVCGAGSPSDLLPLPGPEPQPPNSQGSPTPTQAPTASPERIV, encoded by the exons ATGTCCTTCAAACGCCCTTGCCCCT TAGCACGGTACAACCGCACCAGCTACTTCTACCCCACCACATTCTCCGAGAGCTCTGAGCACAGCCACCTGCTGGTGTCTCCCGTGCTGGTGGCAAGTGCTGTCATAGGTGTGGTCATCACCCTCTCCTGCATCACTATCATTGTGGGAAGCATCAGAAGGGACAGACAAGCCCGCATCCAGCGACACCACCATCGCCACCGCcgacaccatcaccatcaccgcCGACACCGGCGCCGACACCGAGAATACGAGCAGGGCCAAG CATCTGATGGACATATGCACAGCCACTCCAGTCACAGGATGCCCTATGCCTGTAGCCCTGCTGAGGACTGGCCACCGCCCTTGGACATCAGCTCTGATGGGGATGTGGATGTCACAGTGCTCAGGGAGCTGTACCCAGATTCTCCACCAGG CTATGAGGAGTGTGTGGGACCAGGGGCCACTCAGCTGTACGTCCCCACGGATGCACCACCACCCTACTCGCTGACTGACTCCTGCCCCATGCTGAATGGTGCCCTCAACTCAGGCAGCGGCCACAGCCAACATCAGCAGgagcagaggacccagggccAGAGTGGCCTCCACGCTGTCTCCATGGACACGCTGCCACCTTATGAAGCTGTGTGTGGAGCAGGCTCCCCATCTGACCTGCTGCCACTGCCAGGACCAGAACCACAGCCACCTAACTCCCAGGGCTCACCTACCCCAACCCAGGCTCCGACTGCCAGCCCTGAGAGGATTGTGTGA